One genomic segment of Balaenoptera musculus isolate JJ_BM4_2016_0621 chromosome 11, mBalMus1.pri.v3, whole genome shotgun sequence includes these proteins:
- the BRPF1 gene encoding peregrin isoform X8, producing MGVDFDVKTFCHNLRATKPPYECPVETCRKVYKSYSGIEYHLYHYDHDNPPPPQQTPLRKHKKKGRQSRPANKQSPTPSEVSQSPSREVMSYAQAQRMVEVDLHGRVHRISIFDNLDVVSEDEEAPEEAPENGSNKENTETPAATPKSGKHKNKEKRKDSNHHHHHSASASTTPKLPEVVYRELEQDTPDAPPRPTSYYRYIEKSAEELDEEVEYDMDEEDYIWLDIMNERRKTEGVSPIPQEIFEYLMDRLEKESYFESHNKGDPNALVDEDAVCCICNDGECQNSNVILFCDMCNLAVHQECYGVPYIPEGQWLCRRCLQSPSRAVDCALCPNKGGAFKQTDDGRWAHVVCALWIPEVCFANTVFLEPIDSIEHIPPARWKLTCYICKQRGSGACIQCHKANCYTAFHVTCAQQAGLYMKMEPVRETGANGTSFSVRKTAYCDIHTPPGSARRLPALSHSEGEEEEEEEEEEGKSWSSEKVKKAKAKSRIKMKKARKILAEKRAAAPVVSVPCIPPHRLSKITNRLTIQRKSQFMQRLHSYWTLKRQSRNGVPLLRRLQTHLQSQRNCDQVGRDSEDKNWALKEQLKSWQRLRHDLERARLLVELIRKREKLKRETIKVQQIAMEMQLTPFLILLRKTLEQLQEKDTGNIFSEPVPLSEVPDYLDHIKKPMDFFTMKQNLEAYRYLNFDDFEEDFNLIVSNCLKYNAKDTIFYRAAVRLREQGGAVLRQARRQAEKMGIDFETGMHIPHSLAGDEASHHTEDAEEERLVLLENQKHLPVEEQLKLLLERLDEVNASKQSVGRSRRAKMIKKEMTALRRKLANQRETGRDGPERHGPSSRGSLTPHPAACDKDGQTDSAAEESSSQETSKDLPANGFSGGNQPVKKSFLVYRNDCSLPRSSSDSESSSSSSSSAASDRTSTTPSKQGRGKPSFSRGTFPEDSSEDTSGTENEAYSVGTGRGVGHSMVRKSLGRGAGWLSEDEDSPLDALDLVWAKCRGYPSYPALIIDPKMPREGMFHHGVPIPVPPLEVLKLGEQMTQEAREHLYLVLFFDNKRTWQWLPRTKLVPLGVNQDLDKEKMLEGRKSNIRKSVQIAYHRALQHRSKVQGEQSSETSDSD from the exons ATGGGGGTGGACTTTGACGTGAAGACTTTCTGCCACAACTTGCGGGCAACTAAGCCACCGTATGAGTGCCCCGTGGAGACCTGCCGCAAGGTCTACAAGAGTTACAGTGGTATTGAGTACCACCTGTACCACTATGACCATGACAACCCACCGCCCCCACAGCAGACTCCACTCCGAAAGCACAAGAAGAAGGGGCGCCAGTCACGCCCAGCCAACAAACAGTCGCCCACCCCCTCAGAGGTATCCCAGTCGCCCAGCCGTGAGGTGATGAGTTACGCACAGGCCCAGCGCATGGTGGAGGTGGACCTGCACGGCCGCGTCCACCGCATCAGCATCTTTGACAACTTGGATGTGGTGTCAGAAGATGAGGAGGCCCCTGAGGAGGCCCCTGAGAACGGCAGCAATAAGGAGAACACTGAGACACCGGCTGCTACTCCCAAGTCAGGCAAGCATAAGAACAAGGAGAAGCGCAAGGACTccaaccatcaccatcaccacagcGCTTCTGCAAGCACCACCCCCAAGCTGCCGGAGGTGGTGTACCGGGAGCTGGAGCAGGACACCCCTGACGCCCCGCCCCGGCCGACTTCCTATTACCG GTACATCGAGAAGTCGGCGGAAGAGCTGGATGAGGAAGTAGAGTATGACATGGATGAGGAGGACTACATCTGGCTGGATATCATGAACGAGCGGCGGAAGACGGAGGGTGTGAGTCCCATTCCGCAGGAAATCTTTGAGTACTTAATGGACCGGCTGGAGAAAGAGTCCTACTTTGAGAGCCACAATAAAGGCGACCCCAATGCGCTAGTGGACGAGGATGCTGTGTGCTGTATCTGCAATGATGGTGAGTGCCAGAACAGCAATGTCATCCTCTTCTGTGACATGTGCAACCTGGCTGTGCACCAGGAGTGCTACGGTGTCCCCTACATCCCTGAGGGCCAGTGGCTGTGCCGCCGCTGCCTACAGTCACCCTCCCGTGCTGTGGACTGCGCCCTGTGCCCCAACAAGGGTGGTGCCTTCAAGCAGACAGATGATGGGCGCTGGGCCCATGTGGTGTGTGCCCTATGGATCCCTGAGGTCTGCTTTGCCAACACGGTCTTCCTGGAGCCTATCGACAGCATCGAGCACATCCCGCCAGCTCGCTGGAAGCTGACCTGCTACATTTGCAAACAGCGGGGCTCAGGGGCCTGCATCCAGTGCCACAAGGCCAACTGCTACACAGCCTTCCATGTGACATGTGCCCAGCAGGCCGGCCTTTACATGAAGATGGAGCCTGTGCGGGAGACGGGTGCCAATGGCACCTCCTTCAGCGTCCGCAAGACTGCCTACTGCGACATCCATACACCTCCAGGTTCAGCACGCCGCCTGCCTGCCCTATCCCACAGcgagggtgaggaggaggaggaggaggaagaggaggagggtaaGAGTTGGAGCTCAGAGAAGGTCAAGAAGGCCAAGGCCAAGTCCCGGATCAAGATGAAGAAGGCGCGGAAGATCTTGGCAGAGAAACGGGCAGCAGCACCTGTGGTGTCTGTGCCCTGCATCCCACCACACAG GCTCAGTAAAATCACTAACCGCCTGACCATCCAAAGGAAGAGCCAGTTCATGCAGAGGCTGCACAGCTACTGGACGCTAAAGAGGCAGTCACGGAATGGGGTCCCACTGCTGCGTCGCCTGCAGACACACCTGCAGTCTCAGAGGAACTGTGACCAAGTTGGG AGAGATTCTGAAGACAAGAACTGGGCCCTCAAAGAACAGCTCAAGTCCTGGCAGCGGCTTCGGCATGACCTGGAGCGAGCCCGGCTGCTGGTGGAGCTGATCCGCAAGCGGGAGAAACTCAAAAGGGAGACG ATCAAGGTCCAGCAGATTGCCATGGAGATGCAGCTGACCCCTTTCCTCATCCTCCTTCGAAAAACCCTGGAGCAGCTCCAAGAGAAGGACACAGGCAACATCTTCAGCGAGCCGGTCCCTCTGTCTGAG GTACCTGACTACCTAGACCACATCAAAAAGCCTATGGACTTTTTCACCATGAAGCAGAACTTGGAGGCTTACCGCTACCTGAACTTTGATGATTTTGAGGAGGACTTCAACCTCATCGTCAGCAACTGCCTCAAGTATAATGCCAAGGATACCATCTTCTACCGGGCAGCAGTGCGGCTCCGTGAGCAGGGTGGTGCTGTGCTCCGCCAGGCCCGGCGCCAGGCAGAAAAAATGGGCATTGACTTTGAGACGGGCATGCATATCCCCCACAGCCTGGCTGGAGACGAGGCCTCACACCACACCGAAGATG CAGAGGAAGAGCGGCTGGTCCTGCTGGAGAACCAGAAGCACTTGCCAGTGGAAGAGCAGCTGAAGCTGTTGCTCGAGCGGCTGGATGAGGTGAATGCCAGTAAGCAGAGCGTGGGCCGCTCACGGCGTGCAAAGATGATCAAGAAAGAGATGACGGCGCTGCGGCGCAAGCTTGCCAACCAGCGGGAAACTGGACGGGATGGGCCTGAGCGGCATGGCCCCTCCAGCCGGGGCAGCCTGACACCCCACCCGGCAGCCTGTGACAAGGACGGGCAGACAGACAGTGCCGCCGAGGAGAGCAGCAGCCAGGAGACAAGCAAAG ACTTACCAGCCAACGGCTTCAGCGGTGGAAACCAGCCAGTAAAGAAGAGTTTCTTGGTCTATCGTAATGACTGCAGCCTTCCTCGGAGCAGCTCAGACTCTGAGtccagcagcagtagcagcagcagtgcTGCCTCAGACCGGACCAG CACAACGCCTTCAAAACAAGGCCGGGGCAAGCCCTCCTTCTCTCGGGGCACGTTCCCAGAGGACAGCAGTGAAGATACCTCAGGCACTGAGAACGAGGCCTACTCCGTGGGCACTGGCCGCGGCGTGGGCCACAGCA TGGTAAGGAAGAGTCTGGGCCGGGGAGCTGGCTGGCTGTCAGAGGATGAGGACTCCCCGCTGGACGCTCTGGACCTGGTGTGGGCCAAATGCCGGGGGTATCCATCATACCCAGCTCTG ATCATTGATCCAAAGATGCCCCGGGAAGGTATGTTCCACCATGGGGTTCCCATCCCTGTGCCCCCACTGGAGGTGCTGAAACTTGGGGAACAGATGACCCAGGAAGCCCGAGAGCATCTCTACCTCGTCCTCTTCTTTGACAACAAGCGAACCTG GCAGTGGCTGCCCAGGACTAAGCTGGTTCCTCTGGGCGTGAACCAGGACCTTGACAAGGAGAAGATGCTGGAGGGCCGGAAATCCAACATCCGCAAGTCAGTACAGATCGCCTACCACAGGGCTCTGCAGCACCGCAGCAAGGTGCAGGGCGAGCAGAGCAGTGAGACCAGCGACAGTGACTGA
- the BRPF1 gene encoding peregrin isoform X7: MGVDFDVKTFCHNLRATKPPYECPVETCRKVYKSYSGIEYHLYHYDHDNPPPPQQTPLRKHKKKGRQSRPANKQSPTPSEVSQSPSREVMSYAQAQRMVEVDLHGRVHRISIFDNLDVVSEDEEAPEEAPENGSNKENTETPAATPKSGKHKNKEKRKDSNHHHHHSASASTTPKLPEVVYRELEQDTPDAPPRPTSYYRYIEKSAEELDEEVEYDMDEEDYIWLDIMNERRKTEGVSPIPQEIFEYLMDRLEKESYFESHNKGDPNALVDEDAVCCICNDGECQNSNVILFCDMCNLAVHQECYGVPYIPEGQWLCRRCLQSPSRAVDCALCPNKGGAFKQTDDGRWAHVVCALWIPEVCFANTVFLEPIDSIEHIPPARWKLTCYICKQRGSGACIQCHKANCYTAFHVTCAQQAGLYMKMEPVRETGANGTSFSVRKTAYCDIHTPPGSARRLPALSHSEGEEEEEEEEEEGKSWSSEKVKKAKAKSRIKMKKARKILAEKRAAAPVVSVPCIPPHRLSKITNRLTIQRKSQFMQRLHSYWTLKRQSRNGVPLLRRLQTHLQSQRNCDQVGRDSEDKNWALKEQLKSWQRLRHDLERARLLVELIRKREKLKRETIKVQQIAMEMQLTPFLILLRKTLEQLQEKDTGNIFSEPVPLSEVTELDEVPDYLDHIKKPMDFFTMKQNLEAYRYLNFDDFEEDFNLIVSNCLKYNAKDTIFYRAAVRLREQGGAVLRQARRQAEKMGIDFETGMHIPHSLAGDEASHHTEDAEEERLVLLENQKHLPVEEQLKLLLERLDEVNASKQSVGRSRRAKMIKKEMTALRRKLANQRETGRDGPERHGPSSRGSLTPHPAACDKDGQTDSAAEESSSQETSKDLPANGFSGGNQPVKKSFLVYRNDCSLPRSSSDSESSSSSSSSAASDRTSTTPSKQGRGKPSFSRGTFPEDSSEDTSGTENEAYSVGTGRGVGHSMVRKSLGRGAGWLSEDEDSPLDALDLVWAKCRGYPSYPALIIDPKMPREGMFHHGVPIPVPPLEVLKLGEQMTQEAREHLYLVLFFDNKRTWQWLPRTKLVPLGVNQDLDKEKMLEGRKSNIRKSVQIAYHRALQHRSKVQGEQSSETSDSD; the protein is encoded by the exons ATGGGGGTGGACTTTGACGTGAAGACTTTCTGCCACAACTTGCGGGCAACTAAGCCACCGTATGAGTGCCCCGTGGAGACCTGCCGCAAGGTCTACAAGAGTTACAGTGGTATTGAGTACCACCTGTACCACTATGACCATGACAACCCACCGCCCCCACAGCAGACTCCACTCCGAAAGCACAAGAAGAAGGGGCGCCAGTCACGCCCAGCCAACAAACAGTCGCCCACCCCCTCAGAGGTATCCCAGTCGCCCAGCCGTGAGGTGATGAGTTACGCACAGGCCCAGCGCATGGTGGAGGTGGACCTGCACGGCCGCGTCCACCGCATCAGCATCTTTGACAACTTGGATGTGGTGTCAGAAGATGAGGAGGCCCCTGAGGAGGCCCCTGAGAACGGCAGCAATAAGGAGAACACTGAGACACCGGCTGCTACTCCCAAGTCAGGCAAGCATAAGAACAAGGAGAAGCGCAAGGACTccaaccatcaccatcaccacagcGCTTCTGCAAGCACCACCCCCAAGCTGCCGGAGGTGGTGTACCGGGAGCTGGAGCAGGACACCCCTGACGCCCCGCCCCGGCCGACTTCCTATTACCG GTACATCGAGAAGTCGGCGGAAGAGCTGGATGAGGAAGTAGAGTATGACATGGATGAGGAGGACTACATCTGGCTGGATATCATGAACGAGCGGCGGAAGACGGAGGGTGTGAGTCCCATTCCGCAGGAAATCTTTGAGTACTTAATGGACCGGCTGGAGAAAGAGTCCTACTTTGAGAGCCACAATAAAGGCGACCCCAATGCGCTAGTGGACGAGGATGCTGTGTGCTGTATCTGCAATGATGGTGAGTGCCAGAACAGCAATGTCATCCTCTTCTGTGACATGTGCAACCTGGCTGTGCACCAGGAGTGCTACGGTGTCCCCTACATCCCTGAGGGCCAGTGGCTGTGCCGCCGCTGCCTACAGTCACCCTCCCGTGCTGTGGACTGCGCCCTGTGCCCCAACAAGGGTGGTGCCTTCAAGCAGACAGATGATGGGCGCTGGGCCCATGTGGTGTGTGCCCTATGGATCCCTGAGGTCTGCTTTGCCAACACGGTCTTCCTGGAGCCTATCGACAGCATCGAGCACATCCCGCCAGCTCGCTGGAAGCTGACCTGCTACATTTGCAAACAGCGGGGCTCAGGGGCCTGCATCCAGTGCCACAAGGCCAACTGCTACACAGCCTTCCATGTGACATGTGCCCAGCAGGCCGGCCTTTACATGAAGATGGAGCCTGTGCGGGAGACGGGTGCCAATGGCACCTCCTTCAGCGTCCGCAAGACTGCCTACTGCGACATCCATACACCTCCAGGTTCAGCACGCCGCCTGCCTGCCCTATCCCACAGcgagggtgaggaggaggaggaggaggaagaggaggagggtaaGAGTTGGAGCTCAGAGAAGGTCAAGAAGGCCAAGGCCAAGTCCCGGATCAAGATGAAGAAGGCGCGGAAGATCTTGGCAGAGAAACGGGCAGCAGCACCTGTGGTGTCTGTGCCCTGCATCCCACCACACAG GCTCAGTAAAATCACTAACCGCCTGACCATCCAAAGGAAGAGCCAGTTCATGCAGAGGCTGCACAGCTACTGGACGCTAAAGAGGCAGTCACGGAATGGGGTCCCACTGCTGCGTCGCCTGCAGACACACCTGCAGTCTCAGAGGAACTGTGACCAAGTTGGG AGAGATTCTGAAGACAAGAACTGGGCCCTCAAAGAACAGCTCAAGTCCTGGCAGCGGCTTCGGCATGACCTGGAGCGAGCCCGGCTGCTGGTGGAGCTGATCCGCAAGCGGGAGAAACTCAAAAGGGAGACG ATCAAGGTCCAGCAGATTGCCATGGAGATGCAGCTGACCCCTTTCCTCATCCTCCTTCGAAAAACCCTGGAGCAGCTCCAAGAGAAGGACACAGGCAACATCTTCAGCGAGCCGGTCCCTCTGTCTGAGGTAACCGAATTGGACGAA GTACCTGACTACCTAGACCACATCAAAAAGCCTATGGACTTTTTCACCATGAAGCAGAACTTGGAGGCTTACCGCTACCTGAACTTTGATGATTTTGAGGAGGACTTCAACCTCATCGTCAGCAACTGCCTCAAGTATAATGCCAAGGATACCATCTTCTACCGGGCAGCAGTGCGGCTCCGTGAGCAGGGTGGTGCTGTGCTCCGCCAGGCCCGGCGCCAGGCAGAAAAAATGGGCATTGACTTTGAGACGGGCATGCATATCCCCCACAGCCTGGCTGGAGACGAGGCCTCACACCACACCGAAGATG CAGAGGAAGAGCGGCTGGTCCTGCTGGAGAACCAGAAGCACTTGCCAGTGGAAGAGCAGCTGAAGCTGTTGCTCGAGCGGCTGGATGAGGTGAATGCCAGTAAGCAGAGCGTGGGCCGCTCACGGCGTGCAAAGATGATCAAGAAAGAGATGACGGCGCTGCGGCGCAAGCTTGCCAACCAGCGGGAAACTGGACGGGATGGGCCTGAGCGGCATGGCCCCTCCAGCCGGGGCAGCCTGACACCCCACCCGGCAGCCTGTGACAAGGACGGGCAGACAGACAGTGCCGCCGAGGAGAGCAGCAGCCAGGAGACAAGCAAAG ACTTACCAGCCAACGGCTTCAGCGGTGGAAACCAGCCAGTAAAGAAGAGTTTCTTGGTCTATCGTAATGACTGCAGCCTTCCTCGGAGCAGCTCAGACTCTGAGtccagcagcagtagcagcagcagtgcTGCCTCAGACCGGACCAG CACAACGCCTTCAAAACAAGGCCGGGGCAAGCCCTCCTTCTCTCGGGGCACGTTCCCAGAGGACAGCAGTGAAGATACCTCAGGCACTGAGAACGAGGCCTACTCCGTGGGCACTGGCCGCGGCGTGGGCCACAGCA TGGTAAGGAAGAGTCTGGGCCGGGGAGCTGGCTGGCTGTCAGAGGATGAGGACTCCCCGCTGGACGCTCTGGACCTGGTGTGGGCCAAATGCCGGGGGTATCCATCATACCCAGCTCTG ATCATTGATCCAAAGATGCCCCGGGAAGGTATGTTCCACCATGGGGTTCCCATCCCTGTGCCCCCACTGGAGGTGCTGAAACTTGGGGAACAGATGACCCAGGAAGCCCGAGAGCATCTCTACCTCGTCCTCTTCTTTGACAACAAGCGAACCTG GCAGTGGCTGCCCAGGACTAAGCTGGTTCCTCTGGGCGTGAACCAGGACCTTGACAAGGAGAAGATGCTGGAGGGCCGGAAATCCAACATCCGCAAGTCAGTACAGATCGCCTACCACAGGGCTCTGCAGCACCGCAGCAAGGTGCAGGGCGAGCAGAGCAGTGAGACCAGCGACAGTGACTGA
- the BRPF1 gene encoding peregrin isoform X2: MGVDFDVKTFCHNLRATKPPYECPVETCRKVYKSYSGIEYHLYHYDHDNPPPPQQTPLRKHKKKGRQSRPANKQSPTPSEVSQSPSREVMSYAQAQRMVEVDLHGRVHRISIFDNLDVVSEDEEAPEEAPENGSNKENTETPAATPKSGKHKNKEKRKDSNHHHHHSASASTTPKLPEVVYRELEQDTPDAPPRPTSYYRYIEKSAEELDEEVEYDMDEEDYIWLDIMNERRKTEGVSPIPQEIFEYLMDRLEKESYFESHNKGDPNALVDEDAVCCICNDGECQNSNVILFCDMCNLAVHQECYGVPYIPEGQWLCRRCLQSPSRAVDCALCPNKGGAFKQTDDGRWAHVVCALWIPEVCFANTVFLEPIDSIEHIPPARWKLTCYICKQRGSGACIQCHKANCYTAFHVTCAQQAGLYMKMEPVRETGANGTSFSVRKTAYCDIHTPPGSARRLPALSHSEGEEEEEEEEEEGKSWSSEKVKKAKAKSRIKMKKARKILAEKRAAAPVVSVPCIPPHRLSKITNRLTIQRKSQFMQRLHSYWTLKRQSRNGVPLLRRLQTHLQSQRNCDQVGRDSEDKNWALKEQLKSWQRLRHDLERARLLVELIRKREKLKRETIKVQQIAMEMQLTPFLILLRKTLEQLQEKDTGNIFSEPVPLSEVTELDEVPDYLDHIKKPMDFFTMKQNLEAYRYLNFDDFEEDFNLIVSNCLKYNAKDTIFYRAAVRLREQGGAVLRQARRQAEKMGIDFETGMHIPHSLAGDEASHHTEDAEEERLVLLENQKHLPVEEQLKLLLERLDEVNASKQSVGRSRRAKMIKKEMTALRRKLANQRETGRDGPERHGPSSRGSLTPHPAACDKDGQTDSAAEESSSQETSKGLGPNMSSTPAHEVGRRTSVLFSKKNPKTAGPPKRPGRPPKNRESQMTPSHGGSPVGPPQLPIMGSLRQRKRGRSPRPSSSSDSDSDKSTEDPPMDLPANGFSGGNQPVKKSFLVYRNDCSLPRSSSDSESSSSSSSSAASDRTSTTPSKQGRGKPSFSRGTFPEDSSEDTSGTENEAYSVGTGRGVGHSMVRKSLGRGAGWLSEDEDSPLDALDLVWAKCRGYPSYPALIIDPKMPREGMFHHGVPIPVPPLEVLKLGEQMTQEAREHLYLVLFFDNKRTWQWLPRTKLVPLGVNQDLDKEKMLEGRKSNIRKSVQIAYHRALQHRSKVQGEQSSETSDSD, from the exons ATGGGGGTGGACTTTGACGTGAAGACTTTCTGCCACAACTTGCGGGCAACTAAGCCACCGTATGAGTGCCCCGTGGAGACCTGCCGCAAGGTCTACAAGAGTTACAGTGGTATTGAGTACCACCTGTACCACTATGACCATGACAACCCACCGCCCCCACAGCAGACTCCACTCCGAAAGCACAAGAAGAAGGGGCGCCAGTCACGCCCAGCCAACAAACAGTCGCCCACCCCCTCAGAGGTATCCCAGTCGCCCAGCCGTGAGGTGATGAGTTACGCACAGGCCCAGCGCATGGTGGAGGTGGACCTGCACGGCCGCGTCCACCGCATCAGCATCTTTGACAACTTGGATGTGGTGTCAGAAGATGAGGAGGCCCCTGAGGAGGCCCCTGAGAACGGCAGCAATAAGGAGAACACTGAGACACCGGCTGCTACTCCCAAGTCAGGCAAGCATAAGAACAAGGAGAAGCGCAAGGACTccaaccatcaccatcaccacagcGCTTCTGCAAGCACCACCCCCAAGCTGCCGGAGGTGGTGTACCGGGAGCTGGAGCAGGACACCCCTGACGCCCCGCCCCGGCCGACTTCCTATTACCG GTACATCGAGAAGTCGGCGGAAGAGCTGGATGAGGAAGTAGAGTATGACATGGATGAGGAGGACTACATCTGGCTGGATATCATGAACGAGCGGCGGAAGACGGAGGGTGTGAGTCCCATTCCGCAGGAAATCTTTGAGTACTTAATGGACCGGCTGGAGAAAGAGTCCTACTTTGAGAGCCACAATAAAGGCGACCCCAATGCGCTAGTGGACGAGGATGCTGTGTGCTGTATCTGCAATGATGGTGAGTGCCAGAACAGCAATGTCATCCTCTTCTGTGACATGTGCAACCTGGCTGTGCACCAGGAGTGCTACGGTGTCCCCTACATCCCTGAGGGCCAGTGGCTGTGCCGCCGCTGCCTACAGTCACCCTCCCGTGCTGTGGACTGCGCCCTGTGCCCCAACAAGGGTGGTGCCTTCAAGCAGACAGATGATGGGCGCTGGGCCCATGTGGTGTGTGCCCTATGGATCCCTGAGGTCTGCTTTGCCAACACGGTCTTCCTGGAGCCTATCGACAGCATCGAGCACATCCCGCCAGCTCGCTGGAAGCTGACCTGCTACATTTGCAAACAGCGGGGCTCAGGGGCCTGCATCCAGTGCCACAAGGCCAACTGCTACACAGCCTTCCATGTGACATGTGCCCAGCAGGCCGGCCTTTACATGAAGATGGAGCCTGTGCGGGAGACGGGTGCCAATGGCACCTCCTTCAGCGTCCGCAAGACTGCCTACTGCGACATCCATACACCTCCAGGTTCAGCACGCCGCCTGCCTGCCCTATCCCACAGcgagggtgaggaggaggaggaggaggaagaggaggagggtaaGAGTTGGAGCTCAGAGAAGGTCAAGAAGGCCAAGGCCAAGTCCCGGATCAAGATGAAGAAGGCGCGGAAGATCTTGGCAGAGAAACGGGCAGCAGCACCTGTGGTGTCTGTGCCCTGCATCCCACCACACAG GCTCAGTAAAATCACTAACCGCCTGACCATCCAAAGGAAGAGCCAGTTCATGCAGAGGCTGCACAGCTACTGGACGCTAAAGAGGCAGTCACGGAATGGGGTCCCACTGCTGCGTCGCCTGCAGACACACCTGCAGTCTCAGAGGAACTGTGACCAAGTTGGG AGAGATTCTGAAGACAAGAACTGGGCCCTCAAAGAACAGCTCAAGTCCTGGCAGCGGCTTCGGCATGACCTGGAGCGAGCCCGGCTGCTGGTGGAGCTGATCCGCAAGCGGGAGAAACTCAAAAGGGAGACG ATCAAGGTCCAGCAGATTGCCATGGAGATGCAGCTGACCCCTTTCCTCATCCTCCTTCGAAAAACCCTGGAGCAGCTCCAAGAGAAGGACACAGGCAACATCTTCAGCGAGCCGGTCCCTCTGTCTGAGGTAACCGAATTGGACGAA GTACCTGACTACCTAGACCACATCAAAAAGCCTATGGACTTTTTCACCATGAAGCAGAACTTGGAGGCTTACCGCTACCTGAACTTTGATGATTTTGAGGAGGACTTCAACCTCATCGTCAGCAACTGCCTCAAGTATAATGCCAAGGATACCATCTTCTACCGGGCAGCAGTGCGGCTCCGTGAGCAGGGTGGTGCTGTGCTCCGCCAGGCCCGGCGCCAGGCAGAAAAAATGGGCATTGACTTTGAGACGGGCATGCATATCCCCCACAGCCTGGCTGGAGACGAGGCCTCACACCACACCGAAGATG CAGAGGAAGAGCGGCTGGTCCTGCTGGAGAACCAGAAGCACTTGCCAGTGGAAGAGCAGCTGAAGCTGTTGCTCGAGCGGCTGGATGAGGTGAATGCCAGTAAGCAGAGCGTGGGCCGCTCACGGCGTGCAAAGATGATCAAGAAAGAGATGACGGCGCTGCGGCGCAAGCTTGCCAACCAGCGGGAAACTGGACGGGATGGGCCTGAGCGGCATGGCCCCTCCAGCCGGGGCAGCCTGACACCCCACCCGGCAGCCTGTGACAAGGACGGGCAGACAGACAGTGCCGCCGAGGAGAGCAGCAGCCAGGAGACAAGCAAAG gccTGGGTCCCAACATGTCCTCAACCCCCGCACATGAGGTGGGCAGGAGAACCTCAGTTCTGTTCTCCAAAAAGAACCCGAAGACAGCTGGACCGCCCAAGAGGCCGGGCCGGCCCCCAAAAAACCGGGAGAGCCAGATGACCCCCAGCCACGGAGGCAGTCCTGTGGGGCCCCCCCAGCTCCCCATCATGGGCTCCCTGCGTCAGCGCAAGCGGGGTAGGAGCCCTCGGCCCAGTTCGAGTTCAGACAGCGACAGTGATAAATCCACAGAAGACCCCCCAATGG ACTTACCAGCCAACGGCTTCAGCGGTGGAAACCAGCCAGTAAAGAAGAGTTTCTTGGTCTATCGTAATGACTGCAGCCTTCCTCGGAGCAGCTCAGACTCTGAGtccagcagcagtagcagcagcagtgcTGCCTCAGACCGGACCAG CACAACGCCTTCAAAACAAGGCCGGGGCAAGCCCTCCTTCTCTCGGGGCACGTTCCCAGAGGACAGCAGTGAAGATACCTCAGGCACTGAGAACGAGGCCTACTCCGTGGGCACTGGCCGCGGCGTGGGCCACAGCA TGGTAAGGAAGAGTCTGGGCCGGGGAGCTGGCTGGCTGTCAGAGGATGAGGACTCCCCGCTGGACGCTCTGGACCTGGTGTGGGCCAAATGCCGGGGGTATCCATCATACCCAGCTCTG ATCATTGATCCAAAGATGCCCCGGGAAGGTATGTTCCACCATGGGGTTCCCATCCCTGTGCCCCCACTGGAGGTGCTGAAACTTGGGGAACAGATGACCCAGGAAGCCCGAGAGCATCTCTACCTCGTCCTCTTCTTTGACAACAAGCGAACCTG GCAGTGGCTGCCCAGGACTAAGCTGGTTCCTCTGGGCGTGAACCAGGACCTTGACAAGGAGAAGATGCTGGAGGGCCGGAAATCCAACATCCGCAAGTCAGTACAGATCGCCTACCACAGGGCTCTGCAGCACCGCAGCAAGGTGCAGGGCGAGCAGAGCAGTGAGACCAGCGACAGTGACTGA